The genomic region CGGTACGCGTCCACGTCGCGGATCTGGAGGAAGGGGCCGTCGATCGCCTGGAGGTTGTGCATGCGGGCCGCCATCAGGATCCGCATCAGGATGTAGTGGTAGGCGTCCGCGCCGTAGCCGGGCGGCTGCATGCCCACGACCAGCGACTTCATGTTGATGGAGGCCATGAAGTCGGCCGGGCCGAAGATGATGGTCTCCAGCCGGGGCGAGGCGGCGGCGATCTCGTCGACGTTCACCAGGCCCTTGGCGTTCTCGATCTGCGCCTCGATGCCGATCTTGCCGACCTCGAAGCCCATCGTCTTCTCGATCTGGGTCAGCAGGAGGTCGAGGGCCACGACCTGCTGGGCGTCCTGGACCTTCGGCAGCATGATGCAGTCGAGGTTCTGGCCGGCGCCCTCGACCACCGTGATGACATCGCGGTAGGTCCAGTGCGTGGTCCAGTCGTTGACCCGCACGACCCGGGTCTTGCCCGTCCAGTCTCCGTTGTTCAGCGCGTCCACGATGGTGTGGCGGGCGCCTTCCTTGGCGAGCGGCGCGCAGGCGTCCTCCAGGTCCAGGAAGACCTGGTCGGCCGGCAGGCCCTGGGCCTTCTCCAGGAAGCGCGGGTTCGAACCCGGGACCGCGAGGCAGGAGCGACGCGGGCGAAGACGGTTCACCGGGTGGACGGGCGTGGTCATGCGGGGACCTCCGTGCTTGCAAGGTTTGCGGTGTCTTGAAGGGGGTCGAGCTTGTTGGCTTTGCGGATCTCGTCGACGATGCGGCCGATGATCTCCGTGATGCCGAAGTCCTTCGGCGTGAAGACGGCGGCGACACCGGCCGCCTTCAGTGTCACGGCATCCGCGTTCGGAATGATGCCTCCGACGATGACGGGAATGTCACCCGCCCCCGCCGCGCGCAGACGTTCGAGGACATCCGGGACGAGTGCGCTGTGGGATCCGGACAGGATGGACAGTCCCACGCAGTGCACGTCCTCGGCCAGCGCCGCGGAGGATATCTCCTCGGGTGTCAGCCGGATGCCCTGGTAGACCACCTCGAAGCCGGCGTCGCGGGCCCGGACGGCGATCTGCTCGGCGCCGTTGGAGTGTCCGTCCAGGCCGGGCTTGCCGACCAGCAGGCGCAGCCGGCCGGAGCCGAGCTCGTCGGCCGTACGGGCCACCTTCTCGCGGACCTCGTGCATCGGCGTACCGGGCTCGGCCGTGACCGCGACCGGGGCCGAGGAGACCCCGGTCGGGGCGCGGAACTCGCCGAACACCTCGCGCAGCGCGCTCGACCACTCGCCGGTGGTGACACCCGCACGGGCGCACTCCAGGGTGGCTTCCATCAGGTTCTCGGTCCCAGCCGCGGCCTCCTTGAGGCGTTCCAGGGCCTGCTGGGTGGTGGGGAAGACGAAGGGATCGCCGTCCCCCTGCCGGTCCGAGGACTCCTGACGTTCGGCCCGCCAGCGGACGATGCGCTCGACGGTGAGCGCCTCCACTGCCGGGTCGACCGTCATGATGGCGCCGTCCAGGTCGGACGTGAGCGGGTTCTCCTCGGTCTGCTGGAAGCAGTTGACACCGACGATCTTGTCCTCGCCGGCCTCGATCCTCGCGCGCCGCTCGGCGTGCGAGGAGACCAGCTCGGACTTGAGGTACCCGGACTCGACGGCCGCCATGGCGCCGCCCATCTCCTGGATCCGGTCGATCTCGGCCAGGCAGTCGGCGACCAGGGAGTCGACTTTGGCCTCGATGACGTGGGATCCGGCGAAGATGTCCTCGTACTCCAGCAGGTCGCTCTCGTGCGCGAGGACCTGCTGGATGCGCAGCGACCACTGCTGGTCCCAGGGCCGGGGCAGACCCAGCGCCTCGTTCCAGGCGGGCAGCTGCACCGCGCGGGCGCGGGCGTCCTTGGAGAGGGTCACGGCCAGCATCTCCAGCACGATGCGCTGGACGTTGTTCTCCGGCTGCGCCTCGGTCAGGCCCAGGGAGTTGACCTGGACGCCGTACCGGAAGCGCCGCTGCTTGTCGTTCTCGATGCCGTAGCGCTCACGGGTGACCTTGTCCCAGATGCGGCCGAAGGCGCGCATCTTGCACATCTCCTCGATGAAGCGGACGCCCGCGTTCACGAAGAAGGAGATCCGGGCGACCACCTCGCCGAAGCGCTCCTCGGGCACCTGGCCCGAGTCGCGCACCGAGTCGAGGACGGCGATCGCGGTGGACATCGCGTACGAGATCTCCTGGACCGGAGTGGCTCCGGCCTCCTGCAGGTGGTAGCTGCAGATGTTGATCGGGTTCCACTTCGGGATGTGGTTGACCGTGTACGCGATCATGTCCGTCGTCAGGCGGAGGGACGGCCCCGGCGGGAAGACGTGCGTCCCGCGGGAGAGGTACTCCTTGACGATGTCGTTCTGGGTGGTGCCCTGGAGCTGGGAGATGTCCGCTCCCTGCTCCTCGGCGGCCACCTGGTAGAGCGCCAGCAGCCACATGGCGGTGGCGTTGATCGTCATCGAGGTGTTCATCTGCTCCAGGGGGATGTCCTGGAACAGCCGCCGCATGTCGCCCAGATGGGAGACCGGGACCCCGACCCGGCCGACCTCGCCGCGGGCGAGGATGTGGTCGGGGTCGTAGCCGGTCTGCGTCGGAAGGTCGAACGCGACCGACAGGCCGGTCTGGCCCTTGGCGAGGTTGCGGCGGTACAGCTCGTTGGACGCCTCGGCCGTGGAGTGGCCGGCATACGTCCGCATGAGCCACGGACGGTCCTTCTGGCGCTCTGTCATCTCAGGCTGTCCCTTTGGCCCTTAGATGTTGCGGAAGCGGTTGATGGCGTCGAGGTGCGTGGCGCGCAGCTCGTGGTCCCGGACGCCCAGGCCCTCCTCGGGGGCCAGCGCGAGGACGCCGACCTTGCCCTGGTGGAGGTTGCGGTGGACGTCGTAGGCGGCCTGGCCGGTGTCCTCCAGGGAGTAGACCTTCGACAGGGTGGGGTGGATCTTGCCCTTGGCCACCAGGCGGTTGGCCTCCCACGCCTCGCGGTAGTTCGCGAAGTGCGAGCCGACGATCCTCTTGAGGGACATCCACAGGTAGCGGTTGTCGTACTCGTGGTTGTAGCCCGAGGTCGAGGCGCAGGTGACGATCGTGCCGCCCTTGCGGGTGACGTAGACCGAGGCGCCGAAGGTCTCGCGGCCCGGGTGCTCGAAGACGATGTCCACGTCCTCGCCGCCGGTCAGCTCACGGATGCGCTTGCCGAAGCGCTTCCACTCCTTCGGGTCCTGGGTGTGCTCGTCCTTCCAGAACTTGTAGCCCTCGGCGTTGCGGTCGATGACCGCCTCGGCGCCCATGGCCCGGCAGATGTCGGCCTTCTCCGGAGAGGAGACGACGCAGATCGGGTTGGCGCCGCCGGCCAGCGCGAACTGGGTGGCGTACGAGCCGAGTCCGCCGCTGGCGCCCCAGATCAGGACGTTGTCGCCCTGCTTCATGCCGGCGCCGTTGCGGGAGACCAGCTGGCGGTAGGCGGTGGAGTTGACCAGGCCGGGGGAGGCGGCCTCCTCCCAGCTCAGGTGGCCGGGCTTCGGCATCAGCTGGTTGGACTTGACGAGTGCGATCTCCGCCAGGCCGCCGAAGTTGGTCTCGAAGCCCCAGATGCGCTGCTCGGGGTCGAGCATCGTGTCGTTGTGGCCGTCGGAGGACTCCAGCTCGACCGAGAGGCAGTGCGCGACGACCTCGTCGCCCGGCTTCCAGGCGTTGACGCCGGGGCCGGTGCGCAGCACGACGCCCGCGAGGTCGGAGCCGATGATGTGGTACGGGAGGTCGTGTCGCTTGGTGAGCTCCGACAGGCGCCCGTAGCGCTCCAGGAAGCTGAAGGTGGACACCGGCTCGAAGATCGAGGTCCACACGGAGTTGTAGTTGACCGAGGAGGCCATGACGGCCACCAGGGCTTCGCCCGGGCCGAGCTCCGGCACCGGGACCTGGTCCAGGTGCAGGGACTTGCGCGGGTCCTTCTCGCGGGTGGTGAGCCCGGCGAACATCTCCGTCTCGTCCTTGTGCACGGTGATCGCGCGGTACGAGTCGGGGAGCGGCAGGGCAGCGAAGTCGTCGGCCGTAGCGGCCTGCGACTGGATCGCGTCCAGGATGTCCTTCACGGTAGAGCCTCCGGCTTAGCGCTGATGAGGGTGCGCTGGGGGATACGCGTTGCGTGCGTAGAGCGTGTGGGTGGTGCTGCGAGGTGCCGTCGGTCCGGCTGGTGCGGTGGTGCTGGCGACGCCTGTGGTGGGGCGTGCGGTGCCTGGTGACGCAGGCATCCGGGGCGCGTTCCGTGCCGAGTGGGCGTGGGCCGCGGGGACATCCGGACAAGATTTAACGTATGGCACGCGGTGTCACTCAGCAAGGCACCGCGTGCCAAAACTTTCTCTCATTTGCCTATTGACCTGCGAGTTTGAGCGATGATCGATCAGAGTTACCGGCGAGTAGGGGCAAGCTGGACAAACGGAAGCGGCCGCTCCCTGAAGGGGAGCGGCCGCTGTGACGCTTGTCGCTATGTGTTGCCGAGTGCCGCTACTTGGTGCGCAGTGCCTCTTCGATGGTCCGCATGACCTCGTCCAGCGGGGCGTCCGTCCGGGCCACGGCCACGAGCACCTCGCCCTGCGTACGGACCTCCGCCGGCGGGGCCGGCGTCGTGCTCAGGGTGCGGCCCGCGCCGATCCCCGTGCCGAACGTCTTGCGCACGATCGCGAAGGCGTGGTCCAGCTGCGCCTCCACGTCCCCCTGACCGCCCGCCCGCAGCCAGCGCCGCAGCACGTGGTTGTGGGCGGTCACCACCGCGGAGGCGGCCACCTCGGCCAGCAGCGGGTCGTCGTTGCCGTCGTGGTGGTCCTGCTCGTCGAAGTGGGCCAGCAGGTAGCGGGTGAACAGCCGCTCGTACCGGGCCACCGAGGCGATCTCCCGCTCCCGCAGCGCCGGCACCTCGCGCGTCAGCCGGTAGCGCTCCACCGACACCGCGGGCGAGGCGGCGTACATCTTCATGACTTCCTTGATCCCGCGGCAGACCGTGTCGAGCGGGTGCTCGTGTGCCGGGGCCGCGTCCAGAACGGCCTCGGCACGCGTCAGGGTGTCGTCGTGGTCCGGGAAGATCGCCTCTTCCTTGGACCGGAAGTGCCGGAAGAAGGTCCGGCGCGCCACCCCTGCGGTCGCGGCGATCTCGTCGACCGTCGTCGCCTCGTACCCCTTGGTCGCGAACAGCTCCATCGCGGCCGCGGCGAGCTCGCGCCGCATCTTGAGCCGCTGAGCGGCCGCCTTGGTACCGGCCGTGCTCTCTTGGGCGTCGGGGGCCGTGGCGGTGCGGGGTGAGGTCTTGGCGGGCTGGGACATAGAGCGAACGTACTTCATTTGCGCGGAGGAGCGCGCCCGAGGGGGGTGGGACAGGGGTGGATGCGGGGGAGGGCAGGCACTGGGCACACAGTGCTCGCCGGGAGGGTTTGCCCGCCGTGAGGGTCCGGCGGGCCCGAGGAGCCCTCCCCACGCATCCGGCTCGTGGCCCGGCCGGGGGTTACCGGCGGGCGTACTCACGGAATCCGCGGCCGGTCTTCCGGCCCAGGCAGCCCGCCGCCACCAGGTGCTCCAGCAGCGCGGAAGGGGCCAGGCCCGGGTCGCGGAACTCCTTGTGGAGGACCTTCTCGATCGCCAGCGAAACGTCGAGGCCGACCACGTCCAGGAGCTCGAAGGGCCCCATCGGGTAGCCGCCGCCCAGCTTCATCGCCGCGTCGATCTCGTCGATGCCGGCGTAGTGCTGCTCGACCATCTTGATCGCGTTGTTGAGGTACGGGAACAGCAGCGCGTTCACGATGAAGCCCGCCCGGTCCCCGCAGTCCACCGGGTGCTTGCGGACCTTGACGCAGACCTCGCGGACCGTGGCGTGCACGTCGTCGGAGGTCAGGACCGTGCGGACGACCTCGACCAGCTTCATCGCCGGGGCCGGGTTGAAGAAGTGCATGCCGATCACGTCC from Streptomyces sp. NBC_00190 harbors:
- a CDS encoding protein meaA, which codes for MTERQKDRPWLMRTYAGHSTAEASNELYRRNLAKGQTGLSVAFDLPTQTGYDPDHILARGEVGRVGVPVSHLGDMRRLFQDIPLEQMNTSMTINATAMWLLALYQVAAEEQGADISQLQGTTQNDIVKEYLSRGTHVFPPGPSLRLTTDMIAYTVNHIPKWNPINICSYHLQEAGATPVQEISYAMSTAIAVLDSVRDSGQVPEERFGEVVARISFFVNAGVRFIEEMCKMRAFGRIWDKVTRERYGIENDKQRRFRYGVQVNSLGLTEAQPENNVQRIVLEMLAVTLSKDARARAVQLPAWNEALGLPRPWDQQWSLRIQQVLAHESDLLEYEDIFAGSHVIEAKVDSLVADCLAEIDRIQEMGGAMAAVESGYLKSELVSSHAERRARIEAGEDKIVGVNCFQQTEENPLTSDLDGAIMTVDPAVEALTVERIVRWRAERQESSDRQGDGDPFVFPTTQQALERLKEAAAGTENLMEATLECARAGVTTGEWSSALREVFGEFRAPTGVSSAPVAVTAEPGTPMHEVREKVARTADELGSGRLRLLVGKPGLDGHSNGAEQIAVRARDAGFEVVYQGIRLTPEEISSAALAEDVHCVGLSILSGSHSALVPDVLERLRAAGAGDIPVIVGGIIPNADAVTLKAAGVAAVFTPKDFGITEIIGRIVDEIRKANKLDPLQDTANLASTEVPA
- a CDS encoding HpcH/HpaI aldolase/citrate lyase family protein: MTTPVHPVNRLRPRRSCLAVPGSNPRFLEKAQGLPADQVFLDLEDACAPLAKEGARHTIVDALNNGDWTGKTRVVRVNDWTTHWTYRDVITVVEGAGQNLDCIMLPKVQDAQQVVALDLLLTQIEKTMGFEVGKIGIEAQIENAKGLVNVDEIAAASPRLETIIFGPADFMASINMKSLVVGMQPPGYGADAYHYILMRILMAARMHNLQAIDGPFLQIRDVDAYREVAGRAAALGFDGKWVLHPGQVDAANEVFSPSQEDYDHSELILDAYDWCTSEAGGKKGSAMLGDEMIDEASRKMALVIAGKGRAAGMQRTSKFEIPEA
- a CDS encoding TetR family transcriptional regulator — protein: MSQPAKTSPRTATAPDAQESTAGTKAAAQRLKMRRELAAAAMELFATKGYEATTVDEIAATAGVARRTFFRHFRSKEEAIFPDHDDTLTRAEAVLDAAPAHEHPLDTVCRGIKEVMKMYAASPAVSVERYRLTREVPALREREIASVARYERLFTRYLLAHFDEQDHHDGNDDPLLAEVAASAVVTAHNHVLRRWLRAGGQGDVEAQLDHAFAIVRKTFGTGIGAGRTLSTTPAPPAEVRTQGEVLVAVARTDAPLDEVMRTIEEALRTK
- the ccrA gene encoding crotonyl-CoA carboxylase/reductase, whose amino-acid sequence is MKDILDAIQSQAATADDFAALPLPDSYRAITVHKDETEMFAGLTTREKDPRKSLHLDQVPVPELGPGEALVAVMASSVNYNSVWTSIFEPVSTFSFLERYGRLSELTKRHDLPYHIIGSDLAGVVLRTGPGVNAWKPGDEVVAHCLSVELESSDGHNDTMLDPEQRIWGFETNFGGLAEIALVKSNQLMPKPGHLSWEEAASPGLVNSTAYRQLVSRNGAGMKQGDNVLIWGASGGLGSYATQFALAGGANPICVVSSPEKADICRAMGAEAVIDRNAEGYKFWKDEHTQDPKEWKRFGKRIRELTGGEDVDIVFEHPGRETFGASVYVTRKGGTIVTCASTSGYNHEYDNRYLWMSLKRIVGSHFANYREAWEANRLVAKGKIHPTLSKVYSLEDTGQAAYDVHRNLHQGKVGVLALAPEEGLGVRDHELRATHLDAINRFRNI